From the genome of bacterium:
ATTCAAGGAGATGTAAAAGATCTGCGGGGAAGTGATGCGATTTTTGTTGATGAAACCGCAATGGAGCGGCTCGGCCGTATGCAAGTGGGAGAGAATCGCGAGCTGGTTCGAAAAAAAGTCAGGATCGCCGGGACCACGCGCGGCATCATGTCCTTTACAACAGCGCCTTACATTTTTACGAGTTACGAATCGGCTCAGCGGATCGTGCCTGAACAGCTTGCGGGCAAAACTACTTACATCGTCGTGAAGGTGGCGCCCGGGTTTTCAGTGGAGAGCGTGAAGAAGCAGTTGCAACAACGCTTTCGAAACTACGATGTGCATACCAGCAAAGATTGGGCGAAAAAAACCCGCGATTACTGGACCTGGCAAACCGGTATTGGCGCCGGCTTCTTCGGCAACGCATTCATGGGTTTCATCGTGGGATTGGTGATTGTGAGCCAAACGATTTACTCCGCAACCATGGATCACATCCGCGAATACGGAACCTTAAAAGCAATCGGCGCTAAAAATTCTCATGTATATTCCGTCATTTTAAAACAGGCCGGATTTTCAGCGGTTGCTGGATTTGTCCTGGCAACCATTCTTCAGCAGATCATTTTGATCGTCAAACCTCTCACTGTGCAAATCGATGCGCCCCCCGCGCTTTATGTGGGAACATTTCTTTTAACTCTCTTCATGTGCGGTCTTGCCGCAACGATTTCCGTAAGACGCGTCGCATCGATCGATCCGGTCGAAGTGTTTAA
Proteins encoded in this window:
- a CDS encoding ABC transporter permease — encoded protein: MWRLAFKNLIHDRIRLTITLTGISFSVVLILIQVGMFLGMTSNSSTVIEHSAGDIWIMARNSQNFDMVNPFPESLVTAARSVKGVEWAENLIQQFAYMRLENGGTEQIEIIGFDLNGKVGRPWNVIQGDVKDLRGSDAIFVDETAMERLGRMQVGENRELVRKKVRIAGTTRGIMSFTTAPYIFTSYESAQRIVPEQLAGKTTYIVVKVAPGFSVESVKKQLQQRFRNYDVHTSKDWAKKTRDYWTWQTGIGAGFFGNAFMGFIVGLVIVSQTIYSATMDHIREYGTLKAIGAKNSHVYSVILKQAGFSAVAGFVLATILQQIILIVKPLTVQIDAPPALYVGTFLLTLFMCGLAATISVRRVASIDPVEVFKG